The Bombus pyrosoma isolate SC7728 linkage group LG3, ASM1482585v1, whole genome shotgun sequence genome has a segment encoding these proteins:
- the LOC122565622 gene encoding uncharacterized protein LOC122565622 isoform X5 gives MNRTNKTMATELANKKAEREALRGVIQQWNANRLDLFELSEPNEDLEFHGVMRFYFQDSGQKVATKCIRVASDATSQAVIETLIEKFRPDMRMLSVPEYALYEIHENGEERKLGLEEKPLLVQLNWHIDDREGRFLLRRIDDKTNAQGVGFSSSDGSSFRRKLSKREKKQMKKQEKLSRLKSLEQDENTIPVDQNGVAEKLYTELPETSFTRSISNPEAVMRRRRQQKLERKLQQFRSKDGGPDTGGTLKIYGEALCKDVPYKTLLLSVRDSAVQVVREMLSKYGLEKVDPQQYCLVQVNSENNINGGTQQEYILDDDECPLAILMNHPSTRGSIMFHVRRRPSDYVPRKRKKKPSGKWNELDYRYEDERLPFSLELNPDGTEIPNGAGVRHRLQPNVTEVGSERAIPIHPSSPSKSTSVPAAAVATVCHTRSPTHAPESTHNYETTFDLDGNVETASLTSSRDGNRTLQNDRQPRGTDPILPAVLEFLEETEETFFHAVITDVEPSAPQFKLAPTYTLYLAARYRASTHYRPELQPTERAHRLTVMLANVASMIQRVIQERYMDASSLALWLANGSELLHMLKNDRHVGAFSTRAQDILTEAVHTAFASLVRCISLELAPAMSQFMADADEPAKEAGVLQIFSSTMALLRRCRVNAALTIQLFSHLFHTINATAFNALVSNANLCVRWFGRRLKARLNALETWAERQGLELASQCHLATIMQATHLLQAPKYNAEELATLSSTCFKLNSLQVRALLQKYQPAADEPRLPAELIENVVRVAESVADTLARADGREIRLEEEPTLALALLLPEDGYSCEVIRGVPPGLAEFLAPLQRDGLCRMAPQPTSSGYWTIYMIDHHNNFRSPSAMSNRSGGYSCHTGPSVAQPEIHVIKLHKSTNGMGLSIVAAKGAGQDRLGIYIKSVVAGGAADADGRLTAGDQLLKVDGQSLVGITQEKAAEYLVRTGPIVTLEVAKQGAIYHGLATLLSQPSPVMTRAHKIRPKSENLEASSVQETNEQPSTSHSMGNLLSVPRHAIGSERSIDSVPGAILSSICSKDLEYKYYHDSDLLNSSRLVSNRYCKPFWSISQSKDLRQTCLRDHTLSSLLTHTRTYAEHTDNESVKQQSQREKRENVETVVGGGNSSGDGGNDHGTDLRWNLEHGDRYLQTCDRTISTNNTRASTDQTNHRSKTSSLPFVSEVEQPVPFTQPMNMNAVQTPSIILNSTNSVSTTTALGIKCDNFSLDSIPYIDQTDDTPTSCHPLNEFNEYQSENNNISNNGVIGVTNISRDDFTASNLPRCKNDVMGKYFRCSQQSVIEKRSQIINENGQEASNRQQEDAEANEMTIIGFQALEQRDKNYEIIEKKVEKDISNKENGNSKICITSKTTPNVNNAVIPVLNLDLSGLDSDTSSDISTFNKCWKSPEEVRLGCGGRVAALAKHFSKLGDLESIHHRPNAIKLLESSKKFASEPNVASIQIYQKRSDYRFPAIDDVNECQSELDLRNSEIKRRYLAPIGLDRMFEKSTIDLLNENGDVNYYCYHNNSADVHKGQSTDGKRKLSLSEQKQVIEQLREVSDLDGARASLLPFRSPSLPSFHVLNKETDMEVSNSIFVDTESGTASSLSLREIQANIQRFVSSWPTDIGENSVRSENASKPFLFDGKLIKRLANSYPNIEKAKELSRNEDSEQQKQRWCKRKKYRSTNELKQTTDQQGDVDEASSFLTNDQQYLRSRKEDSSQDNDNDNDNKTMYGLKTCKQNFIVKNKFQQNPISRVAEKNHFDLLPIKSDQHASVEIEKETSIIDKDIEIDVKLDQHWKKSVLSKIYPRSSQTHLDIGFFLRPRRMSERDLPSRLGRDATAPQQQIHTSKSVPALHNVGTDGKQQHEVFNPGYSRASSSNSVTPPVTQPPPPMTTINGSTSLRSRSSHNLHDPIKMGTLPPSGLVSRQQSSPNLNPGQTTSNNSSSANVGPSSNILQSNETERFYQNLSIYRNQDTTTTTTTTTTTTTKQRHSPSQHSDDRNPLQLQKNSRGSQNSLNRPGTFEMNQARDRPISAYVPQPQQQSYLVGGLSQQQGCAAPPRSQSSRDIIRQEAKLQEMQEEVRRRELRGGIPAPLNQYRPAAYNLKTNMSVQSPISSAVRPTKSIGSQPNLGSSPPVTVSSAPSISTSGHVTTRQTGPSNYGYLDAQYGPYMVQYGKSPHVHQHQHQHQSQPQSQHPHQHQHQHQLQLQHQHQHQHQHQHQHQHQHQNIQQQNLGHIQYGHASMTSTRGKNDLIRLQSNGMLLDYGRDQGTRDIGKLYMDQNQHVAVGSQYYLNSDVRNEHYNDESGINRAQTAPEGSTMSNEIPIRPTLPEEGYPESPPPPPPSTSTHPLYSKQSDSRYTASMQDPPRGGYYPANTTGTTLQPRQYQYSATNPWQREEKEREQARRREAARQWRDQQIAELSALSHRTSQQEEQLRALQLERDFQKRAEEVANQQDDDEESNDLDTENIRVQQSLLRTTVSQDRNNPLEQHHLNLPRTNATNQSIKGNHTGQSVGGSPMHSTNVVSIHAGNGPSQQSSQNIVNTCLQQQQPHQQQQESSSSHFSSDLQHEHTNQMPNNIGQIQMSSLLHLTSSQKPLGLSQSNEEKEMHRRHEEIKRKQVEFDDSQSKKKEEEINKQQQIQQMYQQQHHSQQLQSHLKTQQMLHPSMLRLDSLIINGSSASSTHNTSNDAPLPPERGSSYAVMSQQSTLRSNNANISNIVTLAQPQSTSVKRVSFHDSNANVESVQRSVSSGNSSTSQVLAMDVITEDPNNFINDAEILLASPKAPEGSGGAPITGSTPGVIGAQEVYKDPRQRRLAEKQKQQQSSQVGQVPEKLSFKEKMKMFAMETGEDGTPRDKQQWQQQQY, from the exons AAGAACGTAAGCTTGGGCTTGAAGAAAAGCCATTGTTAGTGCAATTAAATTGGCATATCGATGACCGTGAGGGACGATTTTTGTTAAGAAGAATAGATGACAAAACCAACGCTCAAGGTGTTGGTTTCTCTTCTTCGGATGGGTCTAGTTTTCGCAGAAAGTTGAGTAAACGCGAGAAGAAACAGATGAAGAAACAGGAAAAGCTGAGTCGTTTAAAGAGTTTAGAACAAGATGAAAATACTATACCTGTCGATCAAAATGGAGTAGCTGAAAAACTTTACACGG AGTTACCTGAAACAAGCTTTACCAGAAGTATTTCAAACCCGGAAGCTGTGATGAGAAGACGACGTCAACAAAAATTGGAGAGAAAATTGCAACAGTTTCGTAGTAAAGATGGCGGTCCCGATACTGGCGGAACCCTGAAAATTTACGGCGAGGCGTTATGCAAAGACGTTCCATATAAAACATTGCTTTTAAGCGTCCGAGATTCAGCAGTTCAAGTCGTACGAGAAATGCTTTCTAAATATGGTTTAGAGAAGGTGGATCCACAGCAGTATTGTCTCGTACAG GTAAAtagtgaaaataatattaatggaGGAACACAGCAGGAATATATACTAGACGATGACGAATGCCCTCTAGCCATTCTTATGAATCATCCTTCTACACGCG GTTCAATTATGTTCCATGTGCGAAGAAGACCTTCAGATTATGTGCCTcggaaacggaagaaaaaacCTAGTGGCAAATGGAACGAATTAGATTACAG ATACGAAGACGAAAGATTACCCTTTTCGCTGGAATTGAATCCTGACGGTACCGAAATTCCAAACGGGGCTGGTGTGCGGCATCGGTTGCAGCCAAATGTAACGGAGGTGGGCTCGGAAAGGGCGATACCTATCCATCCATCTAGTCCGAGCAAGTCTACATCTGTtcctgctgctgctgttgctacTGTTTGCCATACTCGAAGCCCGACACATGCACCGGAATCAACGCACAATTATGAAACAACCTTTGATCTCGATGGAAACGTAGAAACTGCCAGTCTTACCAGTAGCAGGGATGGTAACag AACGTTGCAGAATGATCGACAGCCACGTGGGACGGATCCGATTTTACCAGCTGTATTAGAATTTCTCGAGGAAAcggaagaaacattttttcatgcCGTAATCACAGATGTTGAACCATCGGCGCCGCAATTCAAATTGGCTCCAACTTATACGCTTTACTTGGCAGCGAGATATCGCGCAAGCACACATTATAGACCAGAATTGCAACCAACGGAGAGAGCTCATAGATTGACCGTGATGTTAGCAAATGTCGCTAGCATGATTCAACGAGTAATACAG GAACGGTACATGGATGCGTCCTCGTTGGCACTGTGGTTAGCAAACGGTTCGGAACTACTACATATGTTGAAAAACGATCGGCACGTAGGTGCGTTTTCAACTAGGGCACAAGATATTTTGACGGAAGCAGTTCATACAGCATTCGCGTCGTTGGTTAGGTGCATTTCCTTGGAACTAGCACCGGCAATGTCACAGTTCATGGCAGATGCAGACGAACCTGCCAAAGAAGCCGGcgttcttcaaatattttcgagcACGATGGCTTTACTTCGGCGATGCAGAGTAAACGCTGCACTTACCATTCAACTATTTAGTCACCTGTTTCACACAATAAACGCGACCGCGTTTAACGCTTTAGTTTCAAATGCCAACTTGTGCGTTAGATGGTTCGGTCGTAGATTAAAGGCGAGACTAAACGCTCTGGAAACTTGGGCTGAAAGGCAAGGCTTGGAACTCGCGAGTCAATGTCATTTGGCAACCATCATGCAAGCGACTCATCTTCTACAAGCTCCAAAATACAATGCGGAGGAACTTGCTACCTTGAGCTCTACGTGCTTCAAGTTGAATTCTCTTCAGGTCAGAGCATTGTTGCAAAAGTATCAACCAGCTGCGGATGAACCAAGACTTCCTGCGGAATTGATCGAAAACGTAGTCAGA GTAGCCGAAAGCGTGGCTGATACGCTTGCACGTGCTGATGGCAGAGAGATTCGACTCGAAGAAGAGCCTACGCTCGCTTTGGCGCTTCTACTTCCCGAGGATGGATACAGTTGCGAAGTTATTCGTGGTGTACCTCCAGGATTAGCCGAATTTTTAGCGCCATTGCAACGGGATGGTCTATGCCGTATGGCACCACAACCCACCAGTAGTGGATATTGGACTATATACATGATAGATCACCACaataat tttcGCAGTCCAAGCGCAATGAGCAATAGATCTGGAGGTTATTCCTGTCATACAGGGCCGAGTGTTGCTCAGCCCGAGATAcatgttataaaattacacaagTCTACCAATGGAATGGGTTTGAGCATTGTCGCAGCGAAG GGCGCTGGTCAGGATAGGCttggaatatatataaagagtGTAGTTGCTGGTGGTGCTGCTGATGCT GACGGCAGATTGACGGCTGGAGACCAATTGCTAAAAGTGGACGGACAAAGTTTAGTAGGAATTACTCAGGAAAA AGCTGCTGAATATTTAGTACGTACCGGACCAATAGTAACATTGGAAGTTGCTAAACAAGGTGCCATATATCATGGTTTGGCCACTTTATTGTCACAACCGTCACCAGTAATGACCAGAG CGCACAAGATTCGCCCCAAGTCCGAAAACTTGGAAGCTTCATCGGTGCAGGAAACGAACGAGCAGCCATCTACGTCACATTCAATGGGTAATTTGTTGAGCGTTCCAAGGCACGCGATCGGTTCGgaacgttcgatcgattcaGTACCAGGTGcgattctttcttcgattTGTTCAAAGGACttggaatataaatattatcatgattccgatttattaaattcttctcGCCTCGTCTCAAATCGGTACTGCAAACCATTCTGGAGTATTTCACAATCGAAAGACCTGCGACAAACGTGTTTGCGGGATCATACACTGTCGTCATTGTTAACACACACGCGGACTTACGCGGAACATACTGATAACGAGTCGGTAAAACAACAGTCTCAGCGGGAAAAGCgagaaaatgtagaaacaGTAGTTGGTGGTGGTAACAGTAGTGGTGATGGTGGTAATGACCACGGTACAGATTTGCGTTGGAATTTGGAGCATGGTGATAGATATTTGCAAACATGCGATCGTACTATTTCGACGAATAATACACGCGCTTCAACCGATCAAACAAACCACAGATCTAAAACGTCAAGCTTGCCATTTGTTTCGGAAGTTGAGCAACCTGTTCCGTTTACCCAGCCAATGAATATGAACGCTGTTCAAACACCGTCAATCATTTTAAATTCGACAAATTCGGTTTCCACGACAACGGCGCTAGGTATCAAATGTGataatttttctctcgatTCGATACCTTATATCGATCAAACGGATGACACTCCGACGTCATGTCATCCACTAAACGAATTCAACGAGTATCAATCGGAGAATAATAACATATCTAATAATGGTGTGATTGGTGTAACCAATATTTCACGAGATGATTTCACTGCATCAAATTTACCACGATGTAAAAACGACGTTATGGGCAAATATTTCAGATGTTCGCAGCAATCAGTGATTGAAAAAAGATCACAGATCATAAATGAGAATGGACAAGAAGCATCGAATAGGCAACAGGAAGACGCAGAAGCTAATGAAATGACAATTATTGGATTTCAAGCGTTGGAACAGCGAGACAAAAATTACgagataatagaaaaaaaggtGGAAAAAGACATATCAAATAAGGAAAACGGTAATTCCAAAATTTGCATAACTTCGAAAACAACGCCGAATGTTAATAACGCTGTAATTCCAGTATTAAATCTTGACTTGTCTGGTCTAGATAGCGATACATCAAGTGATATATCGACTTTCAACAAATGTTGGAAATCACCGGAAGAGGTGCGCCTCGGTTGTGGTGGTCGCGTAGCCGCGTTggcaaaacatttttcaaaactCGGCGATCTTGAATCGATTCATCACCGACCTAAtgcgattaaattattagagAGCTCAAAAAAATTTGCTTCAGAACCTAATGTTGCCTcaattcaaatttatcaaaagcGATCGGATTATCGTTTTCCCGCCATCGACGATGTCAATGAATGCCAATCCGAACTAGATTTGAGAAATAGCGAAATTAAACGGCGATATCTTGCACCAATTGGATTGGACCGAATGTTCGAAAAATCGACCATAGATCTGTTAAATGAAAATGGTGATGTTAACTATTATTGCTATCACAATAATTCAGCCGATGTGCATAAAGGTCAATCAACAGATGGTAAACGGAAGTTGTCATTGTCAGAACAAAAACAGGTGATAGAACAACTGAGGGAAGTGTCTGATCTTGATGGTGCGAGAGCAtcgcttcttccttttcgttctCCTTCTCTACCTTCTTTTCACGTATTGAATAAAGAAACAGACATGGAAGTTTCAAACAGCATTTTCGTCGATACAGAGTCAGGTACAGCGTCATCATTGTCTTTGCGTGAAATACAGGCGAATATCCAGAGATTCGTGTCATCATGGCCGACGGATATTGGAGAGAACAGTGTGCGAAGTGAGAACGCAAGCAAACCATTCTTATTCGATGGTAAATTGATCAAACGGTTGGCGAATTCCTATCCAAATATTGAAAAGGCAAAAGAATTATCACGTAATGAGGACAGCGAGCAGCAAAAACAGAGGTGGtgtaaacgaaaaaaatacCGTTCCACCAACGAATTGAAACAAACTACTGATCAACAGGGCGATGTTGATGAAGCATCGTCGTTTCTCACTAACGATCAGCAGTATTTACGATCTCGGAAGGAGGATTCCTCGCAAGATAACGATAATGATAACGATAACAAAACAATGTACGGACTAAAAACttgcaaacaaaatttcatcgtcAAAAACAAATTCCAACAGAATCCGATATCACGTGTCGCAGAGAAAAACCATTTCGATCTTTTACCGATTAAAAGCGATCAACATGCGTCAGTGgagattgaaaaagaaacttcgATAATTGATAAAGACATAGAAATCGATGTAAAGCTCGACCAACATTGGAAAAAATCAGTTTTATCCAAGATTTATCCAAGATCGAGTCAAACTCATCTAGATATTGGTTTCTTTTTAC GACCTCGTCGCATGAGTGAACGAGACTTACCATCTCGCCTTGGACGCGACGCTACTGCACCGCAACAACAAATACATACCAGCAAGTCCGTGCCAGCATTGCACA ATGTAGGAACGGATGGAAAACAACAGCACGAGGTATTCAATCCTGGTTATAGCAGAGCATCGTCGAGTAACAGCGTTACACCGCCTGTTACGCAGCCACCTCCACCAATGACCACAATCAACGGTTCGACGTCGCTACGTTCTCG CTCAAGTCATAATTTACATGATCCAATAAAAATGGGAACATTACCACCGAGTGGTCTTGTGAGTAGACAACAATCGTCACCGAATTTGAACCCTGGTCAAACAACGAGTAACAATAGTTCAAGTGCTAATGTTGGGCCAAGTTCGAATATTCTTCAAAGTAACGAAACCGAAAGATTTTATCAAAACTTGAGCATCTATCGGAATCAAGACACGACGACGACAACAACGACCACGACCACCACCACGACCAAGCAACGACATAGTCCGTCTCAACATTCGGATGACAG GAATCCTCTGCAGCTGCAAAAGAACTCGAGAGGTTCACAAAATTCTTTGAATCGTCCGGGAACATTCGAAATGAATCAGGCCAGGGACCGTCCAATATCTGCATATGTACCTCAACCTCAACAACAATCTTACCTTGTTGGTGGTCTTTCGCAACAACAAGGCTGTGCAGCGCCTCCAAGATCTCAGTCATCTCGGGATATAATACGACAAGAAGCAAAACTTCAAGAAATGCAAGAGGAAGTCAGAAGACGCGAATTACGAGGTGGCATTCCAGCGCCATTGAATCAATATCGACCAGCCgcatataatttaaaaacaaatatgtCCGTTCAATCTCCGATAAGTTCTGCCGTCCGACCAACAAAATCTATCGGTTCCCAACCAAATTTGGGATCAAGTCCACCAGTAACAGTGTCTTCCGCACCATCAATCTCAACATCTGGTCATGTAACCACGAGACAAACGGGACCTTCGAATTATGGTTACTTGGATGCGCAATATGGCCCCTATATGGTCCAATATGGGAAATCTCCACACGTGCATCAACATCAACACCAACATCAATCTCAACCTCAATCGCAGCATCCGCATCAACATCAACATCAACATCAGCTTCAGCTTCAGCATCAACATCAGCATCAGCATCAGCATCAACATCAACACCAGCACCAACATCAAAATATCCAACAACAAAATCTTGGACATATTCAGTATGGACATGCTAGTATGACATCCACTAGAGGAAAAAACGATTTAATTCGCTTACAATCCAATGGAATGTTGCTCGACTATGGAAGAGATCAAGGTACACgagatattggaaaattatatatggATCAAAATCAACATGTTGCTGTTGGATCgcagtattatttaaattcggATGTACGAAACGAACATTATAATGACGAAAGTGGAATAAATAGAGCGCAAACTGCACCGGAAGGAAGTACGATGtctaatgaaattccaataCGGCCTACTTTACCGGAAGAAGGATATCCAGAAAGTCctccgccgccgccgccaAGCACTTCGACTCATCCACTTTATAGTAAACAATCGGATTCAAG GTACACTGCGAGTATGCAGGATCCTCCTCGTGGTGGGTATTATCCAGCAAATACAACTGGAACTACATTACAACCACGTCAATATCAATATAGTGCTACGAATCCATGGcaacgagaagagaaagaaaga gAACAAGCACGTAGAAGAGAAGCTGCAAGACAGTGGCGAGATCAACAAATAGCGGAATTAAGTGCGTTATCTCACAGAACATCACAACAAGAAGAACAACTGCGGGCTCTTCAGCTGGAAAGAGACTTTCAAAAAAGAGCTGAGGAAGTTGCCAATCAACAAGACGATGACGAAGAAAGTAATGATTTAGACACCGAGAACATAAGAGTACAACAAAGCCTGCTTCGTACAACGGTGTCACAAGATCGAAATAATCCATTGGAGCAACATCACCTCAACTTGCCTAGAACAAATGCAACCAATCAATCTATCAAAGGAAATCATACTGGTCAATCTGTTGGTGGTTCCCCGATGCATTCTACCAACGTCGTGTCGATACACGCGGGCAATGGCCCATCTCAGCAATCTTcgcaaaatattgtaaatacttGTCTGCAACAGCAACAGCCACATCAACAGCAACAAGAGAGTTCGAGTTCGCATTTTTCGTCAGATCTTCAACATGAACACACCAATCAAATGCCAAATAACATAGGGCAAATTCAAATGTCATCCTTGCTTCATTTGACCTCTTCTCAAAAACCACTTGGTTTATCTCAAtctaacgaagaaaaagaaatgcatCGTAGACACGAGGAGATTAAGCGAAAACAAGTCGAATTCGACGACAGTCAAtcgaaaaagaaggaggaagaaattaacaaacaaCAACAAATCCAACAAATGTATCAACAGCAACATCATTCACAACAACTGCAATCCCATTTGAAAACTCAACAAATGTTACATCCCAGTATGTTACGATTGGACAGCCTAATTATTAACGGATCAAGCGCCTCTT ccACGCATAATACTAGCAACGATGCGCCTCTGCCTCCGGAACGAGGTTCTAGTTATGCGGTTATGTCGCAACAAAGTACCCTGAGGTCGAATAATGCAAACATATCTAATATAGTAACATTGGCTCAGCCGCAGTCAACGTCTGTTAAGAGAGTCTCTTTTCATGACTCAAATGCAAATGTAGAATCAGTGCAACGAAGTGTTTCGTCTGGAAATTCGAGCACAAGTCAGGTTCTGGCTATGGATGTCATTACAGAAGATCCAAAT AATTTCATAAATGATgcagaaattttattggcaTCTCCAAAAGCACCCGAAGGATCCGGCGGCGCTCCAATTACTGGCAGTACCCCTGGTGTAATAGGTGCTCAAGAAGTGTACAA GGATCCCAGACAAAGAAGGCTCGCTGAAAAACAAAAGCAGCAACAAAGTTCTCAAGTTGGGCAAGTACCTGAAAAGCTGAGTTTtaaagaaaagatgaaaatgttTGCTATGGAAACCGGTGAGGATGGAACGCCGCGGGACAAG caGCAGTGGCAGCAACAGCAGTACTAG